The Scophthalmus maximus strain ysfricsl-2021 chromosome 7, ASM2237912v1, whole genome shotgun sequence genome includes a window with the following:
- the bcap29 gene encoding B-cell receptor-associated protein 29 — MTLQWTAVAFFLYGEIAVNLILCIPFISARRWRLVFSWRIWNWLSPYWNKCFFTMIMVLIVLFLDAFREVQKYSGPEPMQDAKVNPNVYDHVHMKLFRAQRNLYISGFSLFLWLIMRRVVILLNQVAVTLENSAGLQAQMDSAVKAAKQHQEDNLMLKQALLDDEKAMSSKNQQLKLEVEKLAGQLRAAEAAVHKSRAEVDAMKRQAKGLAQEYDRLLREHNQLQSAEDKKDQ; from the exons ATGACTCTCCAGTGGACGGCCGTGGCTTTCTTCCTATATGGAGAGATAGCAGTCAACCTCATCTTGTGTATACCCTTCATATCGGCACGGAG ATGGCGATTGGTTTTCAGCTGGAGAATATGGAACTGGTTATCACCGTATTGGAACAAATGCTTCTTTACTATGATCATGGTTCTCATTGTTCTCTTCCTTG ATGCTTTCCGTGAGGTGCAGAAGTACTCCGGGCCTGAGCCCATGCAAGATGCCAAGGTGAACCCCAATGTGTACGACCACGTCCACATGAAGCTGTTCAGGGCCCAGAGGAACCTCTACATATctggcttctctctcttcctctggct TATCATGCGTCGGGTTGTCATCTTGCTAAACCAGGTTGCGGTCACACTGGAGAACAGTGCAGGCCTTCAGGCACAGATGGACAGTGCAGTCAAAGCAGCCAAGCAGCACCAGGAAGACAACCTAATGCTCAAACAA GCTCTCCTGGATGATGAAAAAGCCATGTCATCAAAAAACCAACAGCTGAAGCTGGAGGTTGAGAAGCTGGCAGGTCAGCTGAGGGCCGCAGAGGCGG CGGTGCACAAGTCTCGCGCCGAGGTGGACGCCATGAAGAGGCAGGCGAAAGGTCTGGCACAGGAGTACGACAGGCTATTGAGGGAACACAATCAACTCCAG AGTGCTGAAGACAAAAAGGATCAGTAA